From one Candoia aspera isolate rCanAsp1 chromosome 17, rCanAsp1.hap2, whole genome shotgun sequence genomic stretch:
- the DENND4B gene encoding DENN domain-containing protein 4B isoform X2: MAEEWAPQLVDYFVVAGLVDTSKPLEDEAQAPRPARPSEPIVDVAVIVRSQGEEVPHGFTCIDRTTSGHPVELNASLLNNPQMFICYRRGRDKPSIVELGVHYGGKDQPKPGYKIIDTTPYSHSANLASGAPGHQHTFLTYRRASEGQAYSALGITDICLIMPSKGESTPHTFCRVDRNLNAGMWGPALYICYKMALAKGNTLVYEAGLLSRYPEEDNEVFPLPESVPVFCLPMGATIESWPADTKYQLPVFSTFVLTGALGDKVYGAAIQFYEHFPRERLTDRQSVSLNLLTVVDRRPITSKSVQTRKSICVLSHWPFFDVFRKFLTFLYRYSISGPHVLPLEAHVSHFMHNVPFPSPQRPRILVQMSPYDNLLLCQPVSSPLPLSGASFLTLLQTLGPEHIVALLVAVLTEQKLLIHSLRPDVLTSIGEALVSMIFPLHWQCPYIPLCPLTLADVLCAPVPFIVGIHSSYFDIYDPPHDVICVDLDTNTIFQCEERKLLSSRALPRKPCKVLLASLNSLYHQLDEMYNRPVEEASLEFLLTDYDVIYGRRKQLELDIRGAFLRFMACLLKGYRGYLRPITQAPSEKTRDSSSLFFLQGFLKSRDRAYHKFYGQLLRTQLFTQFIEECSFVSDRHACLEFFDSCVDKVQVDLEKPEEVPLIELDDTQGSEHTVFIMPPEEPTGPNGLELPPRYQYDGFPMLQTKLFQRPQDQLMPSLCQARSSAPSSPAPRRTQQEIKVAQKVAQKYSSVPDMWAKCLLGHCYALWFITLPAYVRVATSKVQALQIAYEVLKQMETKEVVVPDEVCYRILMQLCGQYGEPILSVQVMLEMRRAGIVPNTITYGYYNKAILECKWPSSSQGGRLRWAKLRNVILGAAQFRQPLRQRQRQQEAESQSLGPPAAAKMLGSPKSASSNALPTLPPWLRGGRDGPGSSEDSSLSDISSFLTDESDRLTLSSVEAGQPEGTAPGPGQVAENRRLGSTPRRSLTAKLQQFLSPIKRPSLRHGAGGEVSHGRSGPEHREHPSRQSPLEGHLLLPLERPQSTASESSASLGSEYDLSDTSVCSFNLRKSSDRLSEPPAVEVLLSSCSRCQACNSLVYDEEVMAGWSSDDSNLNTTCPFCGRPFVPFLSIEIQDFQTVSSSIADASDTGSVSSDWPRDNEAPVPGGQGPVLSDRSQCLLLDEAEPDLRRKSRNGSLCNGFGESTVPQGPAPHLEQLAFAYLSPLVLRKELETLLENEGAAFLSQPELVDNHPIIYWNLVWYFQRLGLCSGLPQLLLASKHVQPGSQGLAQEGPLVNVRLLWDVLSPDADSFPPLYVLWRLHGQIPTRLQHWRRHNHPFSLSFLETVINYIGMGEVHKAIVLFIEKVAGHAGPALVQRSVYREFLFLKIAALGRDRVDIADFDKKYKSAFSKLAGSMGKEALKQQRAQPLTSKAIDCRKSFGANLEC; the protein is encoded by the exons ATGGCAGAGGAGTGGGCCCCACAGCTGGTGGACTACTTTGTGGTGGCCGGCTTGGTGGACACGTCCAAGCCGCTGGAGGATGAGGCCCAGGCGCCCCGGCCGGCCCGGCCGAGCGAGCCCATCGTGGACGTGGCCGTCATCGTCCGCTCGCAGGGCGAAGAGGTGCCCCACGGCTTCACCTGCATTGACCGCACCACCTCGGGGCACCCCGTGGAGCTCAACGCCAGCCTGCTCAACAACCCCCAGATGTTCATCTGCTACCGGCGGGGGCGGGATAAGCCCTCCATCGTGGAGCTTGG GGTGCATTATGGCGGGAAGGATCAGCCCAAACCGGGCTACAAGATCATCGACACGACGCCCTACAGCCACTCGGCCAACCTGGCCTCGGGAGCGCCCGGGCACCAGCACACCTTCCTGACGTACCGGCGGGCCAGCGAGGGCCAGGCGTACAGCGCCCTGGGGATCACGGACATCTGCCTTATCATGCCGAGCAAAGGGGAGAGCACGCCCCACACCTTCTGCCGCGTGGACCGGAACCTCAACGCCGGCATG TGGGGCCCGGCCCTCTATATCTGTTACAAGATGGCTCTGGCCAAAGGCAACACCCTGGTGTATGAAGCAG GTCTGCTCAGCCGCTACCCGGAGGAAGACAACGAAGTCTTCCCGCTGCCCGAGTCAGTCCCCGTTTTCTGCCTGCCCATGGGGGCCACCATCGAGAGCTGGCCGGCCGACACCAAGTACCAGCTGCCCGTTTTCTCCACCTTTGTGTTGACGGGCGCTTTAGGGGACAAG GTTTACGGGGCTGCCATTCAGTTCTATGAGCACTTTCCCCGGGAGCGTCTCACCGACCGGCAGTCCGTGTCGCTCAACCTGCTGACCGTGGTTGACCGGCGCCCCATCACCAGCAAGTCGGTGCAGACCCGCAAGAGCATCTGCGTCCTGTCCCACTGGCCGTTTTTTGACGTCTTCCGCAAATTCCTCACTTTCCTCTATCGCTACAGCATCTCGGGACCCCACGTGTTGCCCCTCGAGGC GCACGTTTCTCATTTCATGCACAACGTCCCCTTCCCGTCTCCGCAGAGGCCTCGGATCTTGGTTCAG ATGTCGCCCTACGATAACTTGCTGCTGTGCCAACCTGTGTCGTCGCCGCTACCCCTCAG CGGGGCCAGCTTTCTCACCCTGCTGCAGACGCTGGGGCCCGAGCACATTGTGGCCCTGCTGGTGGCTGTGCTGACCGAACAGAAGCTCCTGATCCATTCGCTGCGGCCGGACGTCTTGACCAGCATTGGAGAAGCCCTTGTTTCG ATGATCTTCCCCCTACACTGGCAATGCCCATACATCCCGCTCTGTCCGCTGACCCTGGCCGACGTGCTGTGTGCCCCGGTGCCCTTCATCGTGGGCATCCACTCCAGTTACTTCGACATCTACGACCCTCCGCATGACGTCATCTGCGTTGACCTTGACACGAACACCATCTTCCA GTGCGAGGAACGGAAGCTGTTGTCGTCGCGCGCTCTGCCCCGGAAGCCGTGTAAAGTGTTGCTGGCGTCGTTAAACTCCCTGTACCACCAGCTGGACGAGA TGTACAACCGGCCGGTGGAAGAAGCCTCTCTGGAGTTTCTCCTGACCGATTACGACGTCATCTACGGGCGCCGGAAGCAGCTGGAGCTGGACATCCGAGGGGCATTTCTCCGATTCATGGCTTGTCTGCTGAAAGGCTATCGTGGCTACCTCCGGCCCATCACCCAGGCGCCGTCCGAGAAGACCCGCGATTCCAGCAGCCTGTTCTTCCTGCAGG GCTTCCTGAAGTCCCGCGATCGAGCCTACCACAAATTCTACGGGCAGCTTTTACGCACGCAGCTCTTCACGCAGTTCATCGAGGAATGCTCTTTTGTCAGCGACCGGCATGCTTGCTTGGAGTTTTTTGATTCCTGTGTTGACAAG GTGCAGGTGGACTTGGAGAAACCAGAGGAGGTCCCCTTGATTGAACTGGACGACACGCAGGGCAGTGAACACACAGTCTTCATCATGCCCCCCGAAGAGCCCACCGGACCCAACGGCTTGGAACTGCCACCCCGTTACCA ATACGACGGCTTCCCGATGCTCCAGACCAAGCTGTTTCAGCGGCCCCAGGACCAGCTCATGCCCTCGCTCTGCCAAGCCCGAAGCAGCGCGCCCAGCAGCCCCGCCCCTCGCCGGACCCAGCAG GAAATAAAGGTCGCTCAGAAAGTGGCGCAGAAGTATTCCTCGGTGCCGGATATGTGGGCCAAGTGCCTGCTGGGCCACTGCTACGCTCTGTGGTTCATCACGCTGCCCGCGTACGTGCGCGTGGCGACGTCGAAGGTGCAGGCCCTGCAGATTGCGTACGAGGTGCTCAAGCAGATGGAGACCAAAGAGGTGGTCGTGCCGGATGAG GTGTGTTACCGCATCCTGATGCAGCTCTGCGGGCAGTACGGGGAACCAATACTCTCCGTGCAGGTCATGCTGGAAATGAGGCGGGCCGGAATCGTCCCCAACACAATCACCTATGGCTATTATAACAAg GCCATCTTGGAGTGCAAGTGGCCGTCCAGTAGCCAAGGGGGCCGTCTCCGCTGGGCCAAGCTTCGCAACGTCATCCTGGGGGCCGCCCAGTTCCGACAGCCGCTGCGTCAGCGCCAACGCCAGCAGGAGGCAGAGTCGCAGAGCCTCGGCCCTCCGGCAG CGGCGAAAATGCTGGGTAGTCCGAAGTCCGCAAGCAGCAATGCGCTACCTACTCTACCTCCCTGGCTGCGTGGCGGACGGGACGGGCCCGGAAGCTCGGAGGACAGCAGCCTGTCGGACATCAGCAGCTTCTTGACGGACGAGAGTGACCGGCTAACTCTGAGCAGCGTGGAGGCCGGACAGCCTGAGGGAACTGCTCCGGGGCCAGGCCAGGTGGCCGAGAACCGCCGCCTGGGGAGCACCCCCCGCCGGAGCCTGACCGCCAAACTTCAGCAGTTCCTCTCCCCCATCAAGCGACCTTCTCTGAGACACGGGGCCGGCGGGGAGGTCTCCCACGGGCGCAGCGGGCCCGAGCACCGAGAACACCCCTCTCGCCAGAGTCCGCTCGAGGGTCACCTGCTGCTTCCCCTGGAACGCCCCCAATCCACGGCCTCAGAG AGCTCGGCCTCGTTGGGCAGCGAGTACGATCTCTCAGACACGTCCGTGTGCAGTTTCAACCTCCGGAAGTCCAGCGATCGGCTCTCAGAGCCTCCGGCCGTCGAG GTGCTGCTCTCCAGCTGCTCGCGGTGCCAGGCGTGCAACTCACTGGTGTACGACGAAGAGGTGATGGCGGGGTGGAGTTCGGACGACTCCAACCTGAATACCACCTGCCCCTTCTGCGGACGCCCCTTTGTGCCCTTCCTCAGCATCGAGATCCAGGATTTCCAAACTGTTTCTTCCAG TATTGCTGATGCCTCCGACACCGGTTCGGTCTCCTCGGATTGGCCCCGGGACAACGAAGCGCCCGTACCAGGCGGCCAGGGCCCGGTGCTCAGCGATCGGTCCCAGTGCCTCCTCCTGGACGAGGCAGAGCCGGATCTACGTCGGAAATCCAGGAATGGGTCTCTCTGCAACGGCTTCGGCGAATCCACG GTGCCCCAGGGCCCGGCCCCCCATCTGGAACAGCTGGCTTTCGCCTACCTCAGCCCCTTGGTCCTGCGTAAGGAACTGGAGACTCTCCTGGAGAACGAGGGGGCCGCGTTCCTCTCTCAGCCAGAGCTGGTGGACAACCATCCCATCATCTACTGGAACCTGGTGTGGTATTTCCAGCGGCTGGGCCTGTGCAGCGGCCTGCCCCAGCTGCTCCTGGCTTCCAAGCACGTCCAGCCGGGCTCCCAG gGGCTGGCTCAGGAGGGTCCCCTCGTCAACGTGCGCCTGCTCTGGGATGTGCTGAGCCCCGATGCCGACAGCTTCCCCCCCCTCTACGTTCTTTGGAGGCTGCACG GCCAGATCCCCACTCGCCTGCAGCACTGGCGCCGGCATAACCATCCGTTCTCGCTGTCCTTCCTGGAAACAGTGATCAACTATATCGGGATGGGCGAGGTCCACAAGGCCATTGTCCTCTTCATCGAAAAGGTGGCGGGCCATGCCGGCCCCGCACTCGTGCAGAG gaGCGTTTACCGTGAATTTCTCTTCCTGAAAATTGCCGCACTGGGCAGAGACCGTGTGGACATTG CCGACTTCGACAAGAAGTACAAATCGGCCTTTTCGAAGCTGGCGGGCAGCATGGGGAAGGAAGCCCTCAAGCAGCAGAGAGCCCAGCCCCTCACCTCCAAGGCCATCGATTGCCGGAAAAGTTTCGGGGCCAACCTGGAATGCTAG
- the DENND4B gene encoding DENN domain-containing protein 4B isoform X1 produces the protein MAEEWAPQLVDYFVVAGLVDTSKPLEDEAQAPRPARPSEPIVDVAVIVRSQGEEVPHGFTCIDRTTSGHPVELNASLLNNPQMFICYRRGRDKPSIVELGVHYGGKDQPKPGYKIIDTTPYSHSANLASGAPGHQHTFLTYRRASEGQAYSALGITDICLIMPSKGESTPHTFCRVDRNLNAGMWGPALYICYKMALAKGNTLVYEAGLLSRYPEEDNEVFPLPESVPVFCLPMGATIESWPADTKYQLPVFSTFVLTGALGDKVYGAAIQFYEHFPRERLTDRQSVSLNLLTVVDRRPITSKSVQTRKSICVLSHWPFFDVFRKFLTFLYRYSISGPHVLPLEAHVSHFMHNVPFPSPQRPRILVQMSPYDNLLLCQPVSSPLPLSGASFLTLLQTLGPEHIVALLVAVLTEQKLLIHSLRPDVLTSIGEALVSMIFPLHWQCPYIPLCPLTLADVLCAPVPFIVGIHSSYFDIYDPPHDVICVDLDTNTIFQCEERKLLSSRALPRKPCKVLLASLNSLYHQLDEMYNRPVEEASLEFLLTDYDVIYGRRKQLELDIRGAFLRFMACLLKGYRGYLRPITQAPSEKTRDSSSLFFLQGFLKSRDRAYHKFYGQLLRTQLFTQFIEECSFVSDRHACLEFFDSCVDKVQVDLEKPEEVPLIELDDTQGSEHTVFIMPPEEPTGPNGLELPPRYQYDGFPMLQTKLFQRPQDQLMPSLCQARSSAPSSPAPRRTQQEIKVAQKVAQKYSSVPDMWAKCLLGHCYALWFITLPAYVRVATSKVQALQIAYEVLKQMETKEVVVPDEVCYRILMQLCGQYGEPILSVQVMLEMRRAGIVPNTITYGYYNKAILECKWPSSSQGGRLRWAKLRNVILGAAQFRQPLRQRQRQQEAESQSLGPPADNRRAKPPQIQPRASLQRQATWSGSSLSKNLQPASLAKSGSLTFPQQETPTGTTPAAKMLGSPKSASSNALPTLPPWLRGGRDGPGSSEDSSLSDISSFLTDESDRLTLSSVEAGQPEGTAPGPGQVAENRRLGSTPRRSLTAKLQQFLSPIKRPSLRHGAGGEVSHGRSGPEHREHPSRQSPLEGHLLLPLERPQSTASESSASLGSEYDLSDTSVCSFNLRKSSDRLSEPPAVEVLLSSCSRCQACNSLVYDEEVMAGWSSDDSNLNTTCPFCGRPFVPFLSIEIQDFQTVSSSIADASDTGSVSSDWPRDNEAPVPGGQGPVLSDRSQCLLLDEAEPDLRRKSRNGSLCNGFGESTVPQGPAPHLEQLAFAYLSPLVLRKELETLLENEGAAFLSQPELVDNHPIIYWNLVWYFQRLGLCSGLPQLLLASKHVQPGSQGLAQEGPLVNVRLLWDVLSPDADSFPPLYVLWRLHGQIPTRLQHWRRHNHPFSLSFLETVINYIGMGEVHKAIVLFIEKVAGHAGPALVQRSVYREFLFLKIAALGRDRVDIADFDKKYKSAFSKLAGSMGKEALKQQRAQPLTSKAIDCRKSFGANLEC, from the exons ATGGCAGAGGAGTGGGCCCCACAGCTGGTGGACTACTTTGTGGTGGCCGGCTTGGTGGACACGTCCAAGCCGCTGGAGGATGAGGCCCAGGCGCCCCGGCCGGCCCGGCCGAGCGAGCCCATCGTGGACGTGGCCGTCATCGTCCGCTCGCAGGGCGAAGAGGTGCCCCACGGCTTCACCTGCATTGACCGCACCACCTCGGGGCACCCCGTGGAGCTCAACGCCAGCCTGCTCAACAACCCCCAGATGTTCATCTGCTACCGGCGGGGGCGGGATAAGCCCTCCATCGTGGAGCTTGG GGTGCATTATGGCGGGAAGGATCAGCCCAAACCGGGCTACAAGATCATCGACACGACGCCCTACAGCCACTCGGCCAACCTGGCCTCGGGAGCGCCCGGGCACCAGCACACCTTCCTGACGTACCGGCGGGCCAGCGAGGGCCAGGCGTACAGCGCCCTGGGGATCACGGACATCTGCCTTATCATGCCGAGCAAAGGGGAGAGCACGCCCCACACCTTCTGCCGCGTGGACCGGAACCTCAACGCCGGCATG TGGGGCCCGGCCCTCTATATCTGTTACAAGATGGCTCTGGCCAAAGGCAACACCCTGGTGTATGAAGCAG GTCTGCTCAGCCGCTACCCGGAGGAAGACAACGAAGTCTTCCCGCTGCCCGAGTCAGTCCCCGTTTTCTGCCTGCCCATGGGGGCCACCATCGAGAGCTGGCCGGCCGACACCAAGTACCAGCTGCCCGTTTTCTCCACCTTTGTGTTGACGGGCGCTTTAGGGGACAAG GTTTACGGGGCTGCCATTCAGTTCTATGAGCACTTTCCCCGGGAGCGTCTCACCGACCGGCAGTCCGTGTCGCTCAACCTGCTGACCGTGGTTGACCGGCGCCCCATCACCAGCAAGTCGGTGCAGACCCGCAAGAGCATCTGCGTCCTGTCCCACTGGCCGTTTTTTGACGTCTTCCGCAAATTCCTCACTTTCCTCTATCGCTACAGCATCTCGGGACCCCACGTGTTGCCCCTCGAGGC GCACGTTTCTCATTTCATGCACAACGTCCCCTTCCCGTCTCCGCAGAGGCCTCGGATCTTGGTTCAG ATGTCGCCCTACGATAACTTGCTGCTGTGCCAACCTGTGTCGTCGCCGCTACCCCTCAG CGGGGCCAGCTTTCTCACCCTGCTGCAGACGCTGGGGCCCGAGCACATTGTGGCCCTGCTGGTGGCTGTGCTGACCGAACAGAAGCTCCTGATCCATTCGCTGCGGCCGGACGTCTTGACCAGCATTGGAGAAGCCCTTGTTTCG ATGATCTTCCCCCTACACTGGCAATGCCCATACATCCCGCTCTGTCCGCTGACCCTGGCCGACGTGCTGTGTGCCCCGGTGCCCTTCATCGTGGGCATCCACTCCAGTTACTTCGACATCTACGACCCTCCGCATGACGTCATCTGCGTTGACCTTGACACGAACACCATCTTCCA GTGCGAGGAACGGAAGCTGTTGTCGTCGCGCGCTCTGCCCCGGAAGCCGTGTAAAGTGTTGCTGGCGTCGTTAAACTCCCTGTACCACCAGCTGGACGAGA TGTACAACCGGCCGGTGGAAGAAGCCTCTCTGGAGTTTCTCCTGACCGATTACGACGTCATCTACGGGCGCCGGAAGCAGCTGGAGCTGGACATCCGAGGGGCATTTCTCCGATTCATGGCTTGTCTGCTGAAAGGCTATCGTGGCTACCTCCGGCCCATCACCCAGGCGCCGTCCGAGAAGACCCGCGATTCCAGCAGCCTGTTCTTCCTGCAGG GCTTCCTGAAGTCCCGCGATCGAGCCTACCACAAATTCTACGGGCAGCTTTTACGCACGCAGCTCTTCACGCAGTTCATCGAGGAATGCTCTTTTGTCAGCGACCGGCATGCTTGCTTGGAGTTTTTTGATTCCTGTGTTGACAAG GTGCAGGTGGACTTGGAGAAACCAGAGGAGGTCCCCTTGATTGAACTGGACGACACGCAGGGCAGTGAACACACAGTCTTCATCATGCCCCCCGAAGAGCCCACCGGACCCAACGGCTTGGAACTGCCACCCCGTTACCA ATACGACGGCTTCCCGATGCTCCAGACCAAGCTGTTTCAGCGGCCCCAGGACCAGCTCATGCCCTCGCTCTGCCAAGCCCGAAGCAGCGCGCCCAGCAGCCCCGCCCCTCGCCGGACCCAGCAG GAAATAAAGGTCGCTCAGAAAGTGGCGCAGAAGTATTCCTCGGTGCCGGATATGTGGGCCAAGTGCCTGCTGGGCCACTGCTACGCTCTGTGGTTCATCACGCTGCCCGCGTACGTGCGCGTGGCGACGTCGAAGGTGCAGGCCCTGCAGATTGCGTACGAGGTGCTCAAGCAGATGGAGACCAAAGAGGTGGTCGTGCCGGATGAG GTGTGTTACCGCATCCTGATGCAGCTCTGCGGGCAGTACGGGGAACCAATACTCTCCGTGCAGGTCATGCTGGAAATGAGGCGGGCCGGAATCGTCCCCAACACAATCACCTATGGCTATTATAACAAg GCCATCTTGGAGTGCAAGTGGCCGTCCAGTAGCCAAGGGGGCCGTCTCCGCTGGGCCAAGCTTCGCAACGTCATCCTGGGGGCCGCCCAGTTCCGACAGCCGCTGCGTCAGCGCCAACGCCAGCAGGAGGCAGAGTCGCAGAGCCTCGGCCCTCCGGCAG ACAACAGAAGGGCCAAGCCCCCCCAAATCCAGCCCCGTGCCAGCCTTCAGCGGCAGGCAACCTGGTCCGGGAGCAGCTTGAGCAAGAATCTGCAACCCGCTTCACTCGCGAAAAGCGGCAGCTTGACTTTTCCGCAGCAGGAAACGCCCACAGGCACCACCCCGG CGGCGAAAATGCTGGGTAGTCCGAAGTCCGCAAGCAGCAATGCGCTACCTACTCTACCTCCCTGGCTGCGTGGCGGACGGGACGGGCCCGGAAGCTCGGAGGACAGCAGCCTGTCGGACATCAGCAGCTTCTTGACGGACGAGAGTGACCGGCTAACTCTGAGCAGCGTGGAGGCCGGACAGCCTGAGGGAACTGCTCCGGGGCCAGGCCAGGTGGCCGAGAACCGCCGCCTGGGGAGCACCCCCCGCCGGAGCCTGACCGCCAAACTTCAGCAGTTCCTCTCCCCCATCAAGCGACCTTCTCTGAGACACGGGGCCGGCGGGGAGGTCTCCCACGGGCGCAGCGGGCCCGAGCACCGAGAACACCCCTCTCGCCAGAGTCCGCTCGAGGGTCACCTGCTGCTTCCCCTGGAACGCCCCCAATCCACGGCCTCAGAG AGCTCGGCCTCGTTGGGCAGCGAGTACGATCTCTCAGACACGTCCGTGTGCAGTTTCAACCTCCGGAAGTCCAGCGATCGGCTCTCAGAGCCTCCGGCCGTCGAG GTGCTGCTCTCCAGCTGCTCGCGGTGCCAGGCGTGCAACTCACTGGTGTACGACGAAGAGGTGATGGCGGGGTGGAGTTCGGACGACTCCAACCTGAATACCACCTGCCCCTTCTGCGGACGCCCCTTTGTGCCCTTCCTCAGCATCGAGATCCAGGATTTCCAAACTGTTTCTTCCAG TATTGCTGATGCCTCCGACACCGGTTCGGTCTCCTCGGATTGGCCCCGGGACAACGAAGCGCCCGTACCAGGCGGCCAGGGCCCGGTGCTCAGCGATCGGTCCCAGTGCCTCCTCCTGGACGAGGCAGAGCCGGATCTACGTCGGAAATCCAGGAATGGGTCTCTCTGCAACGGCTTCGGCGAATCCACG GTGCCCCAGGGCCCGGCCCCCCATCTGGAACAGCTGGCTTTCGCCTACCTCAGCCCCTTGGTCCTGCGTAAGGAACTGGAGACTCTCCTGGAGAACGAGGGGGCCGCGTTCCTCTCTCAGCCAGAGCTGGTGGACAACCATCCCATCATCTACTGGAACCTGGTGTGGTATTTCCAGCGGCTGGGCCTGTGCAGCGGCCTGCCCCAGCTGCTCCTGGCTTCCAAGCACGTCCAGCCGGGCTCCCAG gGGCTGGCTCAGGAGGGTCCCCTCGTCAACGTGCGCCTGCTCTGGGATGTGCTGAGCCCCGATGCCGACAGCTTCCCCCCCCTCTACGTTCTTTGGAGGCTGCACG GCCAGATCCCCACTCGCCTGCAGCACTGGCGCCGGCATAACCATCCGTTCTCGCTGTCCTTCCTGGAAACAGTGATCAACTATATCGGGATGGGCGAGGTCCACAAGGCCATTGTCCTCTTCATCGAAAAGGTGGCGGGCCATGCCGGCCCCGCACTCGTGCAGAG gaGCGTTTACCGTGAATTTCTCTTCCTGAAAATTGCCGCACTGGGCAGAGACCGTGTGGACATTG CCGACTTCGACAAGAAGTACAAATCGGCCTTTTCGAAGCTGGCGGGCAGCATGGGGAAGGAAGCCCTCAAGCAGCAGAGAGCCCAGCCCCTCACCTCCAAGGCCATCGATTGCCGGAAAAGTTTCGGGGCCAACCTGGAATGCTAG